Within the Bacteroidota bacterium genome, the region ACTTGTAGGTCCAGCGGCCGTAGTAAGTCATAGCCTTGCCGCGGAAGCGGCTGCTGTCAGCCGTTTCGTAATCCGGGTCGTTGATGAGCACGAGCACAACCTTGCCGCGCACATCTGTCTTGTAGTCGTTCCAGCCGACCTCGGGGGCGTTTACGCCATAGCCTACGAAGACGACCTCGGCGTTCTCCAGGCGCACGCTGTCGCGCACTTGTCGGGTGTTGACGACGACCTCATCGGCGTAGGCCAAATCCAATCGGCGTCCGCCGCGGACGAAACGCACAAGAGCCGAGCCCGGATCCGTGGTAATCGCCACCAGGGGCACCTCCTGCACGTAGGTGCCGTTCGGATTGCCGGGCTCCAGGCCCAAACGACGGAAGACCGACTCCACGTACCGGACCGTGAGCGTTTCGCCCCGCGTTCCGGGGCGTCGGCCTTCAAAGGCGTCGCTAGAGAGCACCTGAATATGACGGGCCAACGTGTCGGCGGAAAAGCCGGCCAGCACGCCTTCAAGGTCCGCCTCCCGGCTAGGCCCGCAACCCAGGACTAGCCCGAGCGGCGCCCCGAGCAAGCAAATCCATACAAAGCCCCTCATGGTACCTCCCGCTTAGCGCAATACTAGTCCAGTGTCCTCGAAAAACCCCTGCACGAGCTCGAGCACCCCCGAAGGCCAAAGCCCCAGCAGAAGCACAAGGGCCGCGGCTAGGGCTAGGGCCGCTGGAGCCAGGCGCCCGAAGCCCGGGGCCGACTGTGCCTCCTCCGGGCGCCACAAGAGCACCAGCACCCGAAGATAGTAGTAGGCCGAGATCATGCTGGTGATCACCCCCACAAGCGCCAGCCAGGTTTTTTGGGCCTGCACGGCGGCGGCGAAAACGGCGTACTTGGCCATAAATCCAGCCGTTGGGGGAAGGCCCACCAGGCTCAGCAGAAACACGGCCAAAAGCCCGCTCAGAAAAGGATGCCGATATCCCATGCCCGCAAGCTCTCGCAGCGGAAGCTGTCGGCCCAGCTGGCGCTCCCATAGGGCGACCACCCCAAAGGCCCCCCCCGCGGCCCCCGCGTAGGCCAAGAGGTAAAAGAGCACCCCGGCGTAACCGGCCGCGTTGGCCGCGGCCAGGCCCACTAAGGCATAGCCTACGTGGGCGATGCTTGAGTAGGCAAGCAGGCGTTTTAACTCCTCTTGCACGAGCGCCGCGCCATTGCCCACGACCAGGGTGAGGGCCGCTACGGCGGCTACGAGATTGGACCATTGCGCCGAGACCACGCCTAACCCATGCCCCAGGACGAGCAGTAGCACGCTCATGGCGGCCGCCTTGGAGGCCGCCGCCATAAAGCCCGATATGGGCGTGGGCGCGCCCTGGTAGGCGTCCGGGGTCCAGAGGTGAAACGGGGCGGCGGCGATCTTAAAGAGCAACCCTACGAGCAGGAGCCCTACGCCAACCCAGAAGAGCGGCGTATTCGGAATGCGGGCCGGTATCAGATCCAGACGCGTGGTCCCCGTGGTGCCGTACAGGAGCGCGATGCCGTAGAGCAGAAATCCTGTGGCGAAGGCGCCCAGAAGAAAGTACTTCATGGCCGCCTCGTTGGCTTTCGCGTCCTCACGCGCCAGGCCCGTAAGCACGTACAGGGCTATGGACATGGTCTCCAGGCCCAAGAAGGTGAGCACAAGATCATTGGCGGAGGCCATGACCATCATCCCCACAAGCGCGAAAAGCAATAGCGCGTAGACCTCTCCGTGGGCGTGCCCGATTTTGGGCAGATAGCTCCGCGAAAGCAGCACGGTCAGGGCTCCCCCTAGCAGAAAGATCCCGCTCGCGTAGGCCGCATATCCCCCCACGCGCAGAAGCCCACCGAAAAGCGTGCGCCCCTCTTGGAGCCGATTGGCCTCCAAAAAAGCGGCACCAAGCAGCACCAGCAGGGCGATCCAGGACAAGGCGGGGCTATCCTGCCGCAGACCGTCCCACAGGAGGATCAACAGCCCCCCTAGAGCGAGCAGGATCATGGGCATGAGGGCTACGGTATCGGGTCCGATGGCGCTCATAGGGCCTAGACCCAAGCAAACCGGTTGATCTCGCGCGCCAGAGCCACGTCGCGCTCCGTGATGCGGTTGCCCGCCTCGTGCGTGCACAGCTGCAGGCGCACCGTGGCGTAGACGTTGTAGATCTCCGGATGATGGCCCA harbors:
- a CDS encoding NADH-quinone oxidoreductase subunit N, yielding MSAIGPDTVALMPMILLALGGLLILLWDGLRQDSPALSWIALLVLLGAAFLEANRLQEGRTLFGGLLRVGGYAAYASGIFLLGGALTVLLSRSYLPKIGHAHGEVYALLLFALVGMMVMASANDLVLTFLGLETMSIALYVLTGLAREDAKANEAAMKYFLLGAFATGFLLYGIALLYGTTGTTRLDLIPARIPNTPLFWVGVGLLLVGLLFKIAAAPFHLWTPDAYQGAPTPISGFMAAASKAAAMSVLLLVLGHGLGVVSAQWSNLVAAVAALTLVVGNGAALVQEELKRLLAYSSIAHVGYALVGLAAANAAGYAGVLFYLLAYAGAAGGAFGVVALWERQLGRQLPLRELAGMGYRHPFLSGLLAVFLLSLVGLPPTAGFMAKYAVFAAAVQAQKTWLALVGVITSMISAYYYLRVLVLLWRPEEAQSAPGFGRLAPAALALAAALVLLLGLWPSGVLELVQGFFEDTGLVLR